The following proteins are encoded in a genomic region of Vibrio tasmaniensis:
- a CDS encoding DUF3466 family protein produces MTCNKFKLTTVAALVLAATNANAALYKVVEVATPSSIVGASETFGVAIQPAAVTGTESCFTNATIGGVACDSFKLAGETRNSLEAISYREEVPFAMDAVFQYLQEFDDFKNYCNRELRYSTCESWAKTRWEDTWFKERNNLSYVNAKAFIEGGAILDTRNTVINSLDKDANPLGVKSEGTIRNNAIFTTTAKPAGSSETRAWKAITASNGTVYNVGSVSTSETITETSTPDPVFSSKAAIWDGTNTKQIDWTRGGTARQGDYYAQGSMRSIAESDTKFYGVGYNTVDGSGDLQDMNASVFISKSLDLADSTNTWTTKSIEGAKVNSNSSNDYKYSNSVATDINKNLFVIGNSKRNGRVPENGSAGSKMFVVTDASVATPTATYLTGGIFFAGSSGEARAVNNFNEIVGQVDAETTREVDGSERRHRGFIYPYQATGTDPSRIDLFQNKAWFLDDLTNDGNVSGENNKFRIIDASGINDAGVISATAIKCVVGGTPKPYDTTSHNSYCGGAASNAVEKVVAVKLIPIEGKGKSDIQARSTDTAKVDRKGGSLGWFALTVLGLLGFRRKFK; encoded by the coding sequence ATGACTTGTAATAAATTTAAATTAACAACAGTTGCAGCCTTAGTTTTGGCTGCAACTAACGCGAATGCTGCACTGTACAAGGTAGTTGAAGTCGCGACTCCTAGCTCAATTGTCGGAGCTTCTGAAACGTTTGGTGTCGCGATTCAACCAGCGGCGGTTACCGGAACTGAAAGTTGTTTTACCAACGCTACTATCGGTGGTGTCGCATGTGATAGCTTTAAGCTAGCAGGTGAAACTCGTAATTCGCTTGAAGCTATTAGTTACCGTGAAGAAGTTCCTTTCGCTATGGACGCTGTCTTCCAATATTTACAAGAGTTCGATGACTTCAAAAACTATTGTAACCGTGAACTAAGATATTCCACATGTGAAAGCTGGGCGAAAACTCGCTGGGAAGATACTTGGTTTAAGGAAAGAAACAACCTGAGTTATGTAAATGCAAAGGCATTTATAGAAGGCGGGGCAATACTCGATACTCGCAATACAGTGATCAACTCTCTAGATAAAGATGCCAACCCACTCGGTGTTAAGTCTGAGGGAACCATCCGAAACAATGCAATATTTACAACGACAGCCAAGCCTGCAGGATCTTCTGAGACTCGAGCATGGAAAGCCATCACAGCGAGTAATGGTACTGTTTACAATGTAGGTAGTGTTTCTACTAGTGAAACCATTACGGAGACGTCAACGCCGGATCCTGTATTTAGTTCAAAAGCTGCTATTTGGGATGGTACGAATACCAAGCAAATCGATTGGACTCGTGGTGGAACTGCTAGACAAGGCGATTACTATGCTCAAGGTAGCATGCGTTCAATTGCCGAATCGGATACTAAGTTTTATGGCGTAGGCTACAATACTGTTGATGGTAGTGGTGATCTGCAAGATATGAATGCATCTGTATTCATCAGCAAATCTCTGGACTTAGCTGACAGCACGAATACTTGGACGACCAAATCAATTGAGGGGGCTAAGGTCAACTCTAACTCGTCTAATGATTACAAATACAGTAACTCTGTAGCGACCGATATCAACAAAAACTTGTTTGTTATTGGTAACTCTAAGCGTAATGGTCGAGTGCCTGAAAATGGTAGCGCAGGCAGCAAGATGTTTGTTGTTACTGATGCTTCAGTTGCGACTCCAACAGCGACATACCTAACGGGTGGTATCTTCTTTGCTGGTTCGAGTGGTGAAGCAAGAGCAGTTAACAACTTCAATGAAATTGTTGGTCAAGTTGACGCAGAAACAACGCGTGAAGTTGATGGTAGTGAGCGTAGACACCGCGGCTTTATTTATCCATATCAAGCAACGGGTACTGACCCATCAAGAATTGATCTGTTTCAGAACAAAGCTTGGTTTCTAGATGATCTAACGAACGATGGCAACGTTTCTGGAGAGAACAACAAGTTCCGAATCATTGATGCTTCAGGTATCAACGATGCGGGTGTTATCTCTGCGACGGCTATCAAATGTGTTGTTGGCGGCACACCTAAACCATACGATACAACGTCTCACAACTCATACTGTGGCGGTGCTGCGTCTAATGCGGTTGAAAAGGTTGTTGCGGTTAAATTGATTCCTATCGAAGGTAAAGGTAAGAGCGATATCCAAGCTCGTAGTACTGATACAGCAAAGGTCGATCGTAAAGGCGGTAGCTTAGGTTGGTTCGCTTTGACTGTACTCGGCTTATTAGGGTTCCGTAGAAAATTTAAATAA
- the fabA gene encoding bifunctional 3-hydroxydecanoyl-ACP dehydratase/trans-2-decenoyl-ACP isomerase translates to MQNKRDSYTREDLLASSQGELWPEGPQLPAPNMLMMDRITKMSETEGGFGKGLILAELDITPDLWFFDCHFPGDPVMPGCLGLDAMWQLVGFYLGWVGGKGKGRALGVGEVKFTGQILPTAKKVTYEIHMKRVVNRRLVMGLADGRVLVDGKEIYVAKDLKVGLFQDTSAF, encoded by the coding sequence ATGCAAAACAAACGTGATTCTTACACTCGCGAAGATCTTCTAGCATCAAGCCAAGGCGAACTATGGCCTGAAGGTCCTCAACTACCAGCACCGAACATGTTGATGATGGATCGCATCACTAAAATGTCTGAGACTGAAGGTGGTTTCGGTAAAGGTTTGATTCTTGCTGAACTGGATATTACTCCTGACCTATGGTTCTTCGACTGTCACTTCCCTGGTGACCCAGTAATGCCTGGTTGTCTAGGACTTGATGCAATGTGGCAGCTTGTTGGCTTCTACCTTGGTTGGGTTGGCGGCAAAGGCAAAGGCCGTGCTTTAGGTGTAGGCGAAGTGAAATTCACTGGTCAAATCCTACCTACTGCGAAAAAAGTGACTTACGAAATCCACATGAAGCGTGTTGTTAACCGTCGCCTAGTTATGGGCCTTGCAGATGGTCGCGTACTTGTTGATGGCAAAGAGATTTATGTTGCTAAAGATTTGAAAGTTGGCCTTTTCCAAGATACGTCAGCATTCTAA
- a CDS encoding DUF2971 domain-containing protein, whose translation MLPKLYKFRSLHDRNIQSISECSLWFDSAKTFNNPFESHHLFNQELQNDFKVMCFSQSNDHPILWSQYGDNFKGMCIEYDLNCYHGEADLNCFEVQYTDNPSMLSSPSLVKSKVSKLAASVLGIKHSNWRYEKEYRWVLPNEEIIGNKLYLNKECISSVILSEHAPADRKLKVLMTCQHLGIPVKHAVAKQDSCTFGTFC comes from the coding sequence ATGTTGCCTAAACTTTATAAGTTCAGATCTCTTCACGATAGAAACATACAGTCGATATCCGAGTGTTCGTTGTGGTTTGATTCCGCTAAGACCTTTAATAACCCTTTTGAATCTCATCACCTGTTCAACCAAGAACTTCAGAATGACTTCAAGGTTATGTGCTTCTCTCAATCGAATGACCATCCCATACTTTGGTCTCAGTATGGCGATAACTTTAAAGGTATGTGTATTGAGTATGATCTTAACTGTTATCACGGTGAGGCAGATCTCAATTGCTTTGAAGTTCAGTATACTGACAACCCAAGCATGCTTAGTTCTCCTTCGCTAGTTAAGTCAAAAGTATCGAAATTAGCCGCGAGCGTACTTGGAATCAAACATTCAAACTGGCGTTACGAAAAAGAATATCGCTGGGTACTGCCCAATGAAGAGATTATTGGCAACAAGCTGTATCTGAATAAAGAGTGTATAAGCTCTGTGATTCTCTCAGAACACGCTCCTGCCGATAGAAAACTAAAGGTACTGATGACTTGCCAACACCTCGGCATCCCCGTTAAACACGCTGTCGCTAAACAAGATTCGTGTACATTTGGCACCTTCTGTTAA
- a CDS encoding DUF3634 family protein, with translation MMYVILIGAALVFWLVAVDRPVLKIKFNDGAIEQVKGHLPPSFKHNLQEIGHNNTFKGELKVYAKRSGYNLKFTKDVPKNVQQRIRNVFPHNGFKSKGSKKA, from the coding sequence ATGATGTATGTAATCTTAATCGGTGCAGCGTTGGTTTTTTGGTTAGTCGCGGTTGATAGGCCGGTATTGAAAATCAAATTTAACGATGGGGCGATCGAACAAGTTAAAGGTCATCTTCCACCTAGCTTTAAGCACAACCTTCAAGAGATTGGCCACAACAACACGTTTAAAGGTGAATTAAAAGTGTACGCAAAGCGTTCTGGTTATAATCTCAAGTTCACAAAGGATGTACCTAAGAACGTGCAACAACGTATTCGTAATGTATTCCCGCATAACGGCTTCAAATCTAAAGGTTCAAAGAAGGCGTAA
- a CDS encoding AAA family ATPase, whose protein sequence is MTLVDWRHVTPQYDEYSAQLEQFPDISPFPFSDIQHRFNDALTRFVRLSNLSRVLLVNAPDNSIYRQMIVESLVTALDDHTLPVIKTESLNAVSLFDQVQSKDGQVVATKPGLLARANNGYLIVSANLILANPGSWLLLKSALLGEAVEPISSNPEHLNQSPSLPLTYNIKLIVVGDRAQLGDLDYLDSDIQTGFCLFSEIEQDIKLTEETLTQYLGYLKWLQQRYELPNITQQAVTGILTAGARETEDQSYIPLCPIWHNALLNEALIEADHGEIDGHHIQQAQQHKYNRESYLPERALDDIRDGQVIIETEGEQVGQVNGLTVIDVPGHPVSYGEPARISCVIHFGDGDIADVERKAELGGNLHAKGMMIMQAFVSSALNLEDPLPYAASVVFEQSYCEVDGDSASLAELCSLVSALSEYPINQQIAVTGAVDQFGRVQAVGGLNEKIEGFYHVCKHNGLTGEQGVILPRSNLRHLALKPDLIESIKNKEFHIWSVSNVDEAIPLIMNKPFRDDEQESVLSKIAERIENFERHEHPIGIVGRIKNWFV, encoded by the coding sequence ATGACTCTAGTAGATTGGCGACATGTTACGCCTCAGTACGACGAATATAGCGCTCAATTAGAGCAATTCCCTGACATCTCGCCTTTCCCATTTTCAGACATTCAACATAGATTCAACGATGCGCTAACCCGCTTTGTCCGCTTGTCCAATCTTTCGCGTGTTTTACTTGTCAACGCTCCGGACAATTCGATCTATCGTCAAATGATTGTTGAATCTTTAGTAACGGCTCTAGATGATCACACGTTACCAGTAATAAAAACTGAGTCTTTAAATGCTGTCTCTCTGTTTGACCAAGTTCAATCAAAAGACGGCCAAGTCGTTGCGACAAAGCCTGGCTTACTGGCTAGAGCGAACAATGGTTATCTGATTGTTTCAGCCAACTTGATTCTAGCAAACCCGGGAAGCTGGTTACTGCTTAAGTCTGCACTTCTTGGTGAGGCCGTAGAGCCCATCAGTAGCAACCCTGAACACTTAAACCAATCTCCATCTTTACCGCTTACCTACAATATTAAGTTGATTGTGGTTGGAGACCGAGCTCAACTCGGCGATCTTGATTACCTAGACAGTGATATTCAAACCGGTTTCTGCCTATTCAGTGAAATTGAACAAGACATAAAGCTAACAGAAGAGACGTTGACTCAATATCTTGGTTACCTTAAATGGCTCCAACAACGTTATGAACTGCCAAACATCACGCAACAGGCGGTGACAGGCATTCTTACTGCTGGAGCAAGAGAAACTGAAGACCAAAGCTATATACCGTTGTGCCCGATTTGGCACAATGCGTTATTGAACGAAGCTTTGATTGAAGCCGACCATGGTGAGATTGATGGTCACCATATTCAGCAAGCACAACAACACAAATACAACCGCGAATCGTACTTACCTGAACGTGCTCTTGATGATATTCGAGATGGCCAAGTTATTATCGAAACCGAGGGTGAACAAGTTGGACAAGTTAATGGTCTGACGGTTATCGATGTACCAGGACACCCAGTATCGTATGGTGAACCAGCCCGAATTTCATGTGTTATCCACTTTGGTGATGGTGATATTGCCGACGTTGAACGCAAAGCGGAACTCGGTGGTAACCTTCATGCTAAAGGCATGATGATCATGCAAGCGTTTGTAAGCAGCGCGTTAAACCTTGAAGATCCGTTGCCCTATGCTGCTTCTGTTGTGTTTGAGCAATCATACTGCGAAGTTGATGGCGATAGTGCTTCTCTTGCTGAGCTTTGCTCTTTGGTCAGTGCTTTGTCGGAATACCCTATCAATCAACAAATAGCGGTAACCGGTGCTGTCGACCAATTCGGTCGTGTACAAGCAGTTGGTGGGCTAAACGAGAAAATCGAAGGCTTCTATCATGTGTGTAAACACAACGGGTTAACTGGCGAACAAGGTGTGATCCTTCCAAGATCTAACTTACGACATCTTGCTCTGAAGCCAGACCTAATTGAAAGCATCAAAAACAAAGAATTCCATATTTGGTCTGTCTCTAATGTAGATGAAGCGATTCCTCTTATTATGAACAAACCATTTAGAGACGATGAACAAGAAAGCGTTCTGAGCAAAATTGCGGAACGTATTGAAAACTTTGAAAGACATGAGCACCCTATTGGAATTGTTGGACGCATTAAAAACTGGTTTGTCTAG
- the rmf gene encoding ribosome modulation factor, whose translation MKRQKRDRLERAQSQGYKAGINGRSQEACPYSQMDSRSYWLGGWRDAKGDKQSGLYK comes from the coding sequence ATGAAGAGACAAAAGCGTGATCGACTAGAACGAGCACAATCTCAAGGCTACAAAGCTGGTATAAACGGTAGGTCACAAGAAGCTTGCCCATATAGCCAAATGGATTCTCGGTCTTATTGGTTAGGTGGTTGGCGTGACGCCAAAGGTGATAAGCAATCAGGTCTCTATAAATAG
- a CDS encoding outer membrane beta-barrel protein yields the protein MSSYALANENDTVAKELGHFYAGVDIGFYNETELEYRCSKIEDSSDLADLSYNFVGGYEFNTHDVVKLGLEAEYRKIGKVNFAQMMDMEGQAFFVNVKPKFIVKGDVLDLYVSLLAGVGSIDTEIKAFGLSASESEAAYQIGGEFGAIITDNIDVHIGYRSAHIEIESIDVSSKTAYIGARYHF from the coding sequence ATGAGTTCATACGCGCTTGCTAATGAAAATGACACAGTAGCTAAAGAGCTTGGTCATTTTTATGCAGGTGTAGATATCGGGTTTTATAATGAAACCGAATTAGAATACCGCTGTAGCAAAATTGAAGATTCTTCTGATCTAGCTGACTTGAGTTATAACTTCGTTGGCGGTTATGAATTCAATACACACGATGTAGTAAAGCTGGGATTAGAAGCGGAGTACCGAAAAATTGGCAAAGTTAACTTTGCTCAAATGATGGATATGGAAGGCCAAGCCTTCTTCGTGAATGTTAAACCCAAATTCATCGTTAAAGGCGACGTCTTGGATTTGTATGTCTCCCTGTTAGCAGGCGTTGGATCTATTGATACGGAAATCAAAGCCTTTGGGCTCTCAGCTTCTGAATCTGAGGCCGCTTACCAAATCGGTGGAGAATTTGGCGCAATAATTACCGATAACATCGACGTTCATATTGGTTACCGCTCTGCACATATTGAAATAGAGTCCATCGATGTTTCATCCAAAACAGCATACATTGGTGCAAGGTACCATTTCTAA
- a CDS encoding RNA-dependent DNA polymerase, with protein MKVITEFNRTFSLDNLNNLYQQHIATSYATGIDNMNHQVFREMKDEQISIIERKVLEGSYSFTKYKLKLISKGRGKSPREISIPTIRDRLALRALCDFLQIRFKDDINFDLPQNVIRDVKTDMSTGQFDAFIKLDLSNFYPSINHQLLLQRLRRRIRDKVILNVIESSITAPTVPKPHASDRLNEKGVPQGLSTSNVLAAIFLSNLDKRYNTRTDIAYYRYVDDILILCKKNDCELIAEDVIAQFKRLRLKVHDPIKAPDKSSIGVISDESFTYLGYHFEEQFISARSGSVDKLRESILSIFSGYKHSKLKSQEFLEWRLNLRITGCIFNKKSKGWLFFFSEITDKKLLHELDSFIMMLCKRFEVDIKPRKFTKAFYQVKHKKYDSKYIQNFDLYNHNEMAEILIKYFNKSTEGMSNEDVEIAFKKRVAKQVKELETDLLDFGYKV; from the coding sequence ATGAAAGTAATAACAGAATTCAACCGAACATTTTCGTTGGATAATCTTAATAACTTGTACCAACAACACATCGCTACTTCCTATGCTACTGGTATAGATAACATGAATCATCAAGTCTTTAGAGAGATGAAAGATGAGCAAATTAGTATTATTGAAAGGAAGGTACTGGAAGGGAGCTACTCGTTTACCAAATACAAGCTAAAACTAATTAGCAAAGGACGTGGAAAGTCACCTCGTGAAATATCTATACCCACAATAAGAGATAGATTGGCTCTAAGAGCGTTATGCGACTTCCTCCAAATCAGGTTCAAAGATGATATCAACTTTGATTTACCTCAAAACGTTATTAGAGACGTTAAGACTGATATGTCTACAGGGCAGTTTGATGCTTTCATCAAACTTGATCTTTCTAATTTTTACCCGTCTATAAATCATCAGCTACTATTACAACGTTTAAGAAGACGCATTAGAGATAAAGTAATACTGAATGTAATAGAAAGCTCGATAACAGCTCCAACTGTACCCAAGCCTCATGCTTCTGACCGTTTAAACGAAAAGGGCGTCCCGCAAGGTTTATCAACCTCCAACGTACTTGCTGCAATTTTCCTTTCAAATCTAGATAAACGTTACAATACTCGAACAGATATTGCTTACTATAGGTATGTCGATGACATTCTAATATTGTGTAAAAAAAACGATTGTGAATTGATTGCCGAAGATGTGATCGCTCAGTTCAAACGTTTGAGGTTAAAAGTTCATGACCCAATTAAAGCTCCAGATAAGTCTTCAATAGGAGTTATCAGTGATGAATCCTTTACATATCTTGGTTATCACTTTGAAGAGCAGTTTATATCTGCTCGAAGTGGCTCTGTAGACAAGTTAAGAGAATCCATTCTGTCTATCTTCTCAGGTTATAAACATTCGAAATTGAAGAGCCAAGAGTTCTTAGAGTGGCGACTAAACTTGAGAATAACTGGCTGTATTTTCAATAAAAAATCAAAAGGGTGGTTATTCTTTTTCTCAGAAATAACAGATAAAAAGCTATTACACGAACTAGATTCATTTATCATGATGCTGTGTAAGCGATTTGAAGTAGACATTAAACCTAGAAAGTTTACTAAGGCTTTTTATCAAGTAAAACATAAGAAATATGATTCCAAGTATATTCAAAATTTTGACCTTTATAATCACAACGAGATGGCTGAAATCTTGATTAAATACTTTAATAAAAGCACCGAAGGAATGTCTAATGAGGATGTTGAAATTGCTTTTAAGAAACGTGTGGCGAAGCAAGTAAAAGAACTAGAGACAGACCTTCTAGATTTTGGTTACAAAGTCTAA
- a CDS encoding ABC transporter ATP-binding protein codes for MALLTIHNGQLAFGDHPLLDRADFALQENERVCLVGRNGAGKSTLMKILSGNIIMDDGKMQITQDVVVSRLEQDPPRNEEGTVYDYVAGGLAEVGEQLKIYHDLLDLIGTDPSEKNLNRLTRVQEQLDHANAWRFEDRVSNVMAALKLTAETKLTDLSGGWQRKAALARALVCDPDVLLLDEPTNHLDVATIEWLEGFLKDFRGSIIFISHDRAFIKSMATRIVDLDRGKLSSFPGDYENYLLEKEEALRVEEMQNAEFDKKLAQEEVWIRQGIKARRTRNEGRVRALKKLREERINRREVQGKAIIQIDDGQRSGKIVFEAENLNFGFEGKEIVKDFSFNIMRGDRIALIGPNGCGKSTVLKLLLDQLKPDSGRLHCGTKLEVAYFDQYREILDPEKSVIDNLADGKQEVTVGGRERHALSYLQDFLFSPKRARTPVKALSGGEKNRLLLARIFLKSNNLLILDEPTNDLDIETLELLEDLLANYQGTLLLVSHDRQFVDNTVMTSWIFEGNGVVEEFVGGYHDAQQQRKQAIEYRQVEKPSKPEKVVEETPKTAPVKAKAKKLSYKLQRELEALPLRLEELETQIETLQEEVNDPSFFSKSVEQTQPVLDKLSAAEQELEVAFERWEELEALQQES; via the coding sequence CAATGGTGCGGGTAAGTCTACGTTGATGAAAATCCTGTCAGGGAACATCATCATGGACGACGGTAAGATGCAAATCACACAAGATGTGGTTGTCTCTCGCCTTGAGCAAGATCCACCGCGTAATGAAGAAGGCACCGTTTATGATTACGTTGCTGGTGGCCTAGCGGAAGTCGGCGAACAGCTGAAGATCTACCATGATCTTTTGGATCTCATTGGTACTGACCCTAGCGAAAAGAACTTAAATCGTCTTACTCGTGTGCAAGAGCAGTTGGATCATGCCAACGCATGGCGTTTCGAAGATCGCGTAAGTAACGTAATGGCGGCGCTTAAACTCACTGCTGAAACAAAACTGACCGATTTGTCTGGTGGTTGGCAACGTAAAGCGGCGCTCGCTCGTGCACTTGTATGTGACCCTGACGTGCTTCTACTCGACGAGCCGACTAACCACCTGGATGTTGCGACAATCGAATGGTTAGAAGGCTTCCTGAAAGACTTCCGTGGTTCAATCATCTTTATCTCGCATGACCGTGCTTTCATCAAATCGATGGCAACACGCATTGTTGATCTTGATCGCGGCAAGCTGAGCTCGTTCCCTGGCGATTACGAAAACTACTTGCTAGAGAAAGAAGAAGCGTTACGTGTCGAAGAGATGCAGAACGCTGAATTCGATAAAAAGCTTGCTCAAGAAGAAGTTTGGATTCGTCAGGGTATTAAAGCTCGTCGAACGCGTAACGAAGGCCGTGTACGTGCACTTAAAAAGTTACGTGAAGAGCGCATCAATCGTCGTGAAGTGCAGGGTAAAGCGATTATCCAAATTGACGATGGCCAACGTTCAGGCAAGATTGTATTCGAAGCAGAGAATCTTAACTTTGGCTTTGAAGGCAAAGAGATTGTTAAGGACTTCAGCTTCAACATTATGCGTGGCGATCGTATTGCTCTGATCGGCCCTAATGGCTGTGGTAAGAGTACTGTCCTTAAACTGCTTCTTGATCAGCTTAAGCCTGACTCAGGCCGTCTGCATTGTGGTACTAAACTTGAAGTGGCTTACTTCGACCAATACCGCGAAATCCTCGACCCTGAGAAGTCAGTAATTGACAACCTAGCGGATGGTAAGCAAGAAGTGACAGTAGGCGGCCGTGAGCGTCACGCACTGAGCTACCTACAAGATTTCTTGTTCTCTCCTAAACGTGCTCGCACTCCAGTGAAGGCATTGTCTGGTGGTGAGAAAAACCGTCTGTTATTAGCTCGTATTTTCCTTAAATCGAATAACTTATTGATTCTCGATGAGCCAACCAACGATCTAGATATCGAAACTTTGGAACTTTTAGAAGATTTGCTTGCCAACTATCAGGGTACGCTTCTTTTAGTGAGCCACGATCGACAGTTTGTTGATAACACGGTTATGACAAGTTGGATATTTGAAGGCAACGGCGTTGTTGAAGAATTTGTTGGTGGTTACCACGATGCTCAGCAACAAAGAAAGCAGGCTATAGAGTACCGACAGGTTGAAAAGCCATCAAAGCCAGAGAAAGTAGTTGAGGAAACTCCCAAAACTGCGCCAGTTAAGGCTAAAGCTAAGAAGTTATCGTATAAGCTACAACGAGAACTAGAAGCGCTACCTTTGCGTTTGGAAGAATTGGAAACTCAAATTGAAACTCTTCAGGAAGAAGTCAACGATCCTAGCTTCTTTTCAAAATCTGTAGAGCAGACACAACCAGTATTAGATAAGCTATCTGCAGCAGAGCAGGAGCTTGAAGTTGCTTTTGAGCGCTGGGAAGAGCTCGAGGCACTACAACAGGAAAGTTAA
- a CDS encoding SLATT domain-containing protein, translated as MSFKDTVWWTRKARIQAAKRLQSNDFASQLILLWYSSFTVCMSIYELKKPTDSGDFAIVMVILSVLILCASLYISNRNFKERAVSLKNCYEHLSELEGTLRNPSCNLIQANSDYKTILGSSENHEDIDFKSALINEWLNTSKKDMGTLTRVPTIPNVIEVIAFTFGKYLILTAFVGLPFLTLLVR; from the coding sequence ATGTCTTTTAAAGACACAGTATGGTGGACTAGAAAGGCAAGAATCCAAGCTGCCAAGCGACTCCAATCTAATGACTTTGCTTCACAATTAATTCTGCTCTGGTACTCATCTTTCACGGTTTGCATGTCAATTTATGAACTAAAAAAACCTACAGACAGTGGTGATTTCGCAATTGTCATGGTTATCCTCTCCGTTCTAATATTATGTGCATCTCTTTATATAAGTAACCGGAATTTCAAAGAGCGAGCAGTTTCGTTAAAAAATTGCTATGAGCATTTAAGTGAACTGGAGGGTACTCTTCGTAACCCTAGTTGCAACCTAATCCAAGCTAACTCTGACTATAAAACAATTTTAGGTAGTTCAGAAAACCATGAAGATATAGATTTTAAAAGTGCTTTGATCAATGAGTGGCTAAATACCTCAAAAAAGGATATGGGCACACTTACAAGAGTTCCAACTATACCTAATGTAATTGAAGTAATAGCTTTTACTTTTGGAAAATACTTAATCCTTACAGCCTTTGTAGGTCTGCCATTTTTGACTCTTTTAGTCAGGTAA
- the matP gene encoding macrodomain Ter protein MatP, which yields MKYQQLENLECGWKWNYLVKKWKEGESITCHIDSSEADVAVQALLKLEHQPTGVLEWISDNMSPELDNKLKQAIRAKRKRHFNAEQVHTKKKSIDLDYRVWEKLSQRANELGCTLSDAIEYLVSEASRSEQASKTVTNLKEDLSKLLSDDK from the coding sequence ATGAAATATCAGCAACTTGAAAACTTGGAATGTGGTTGGAAATGGAACTATCTGGTCAAAAAATGGAAAGAAGGCGAGTCGATCACCTGCCATATTGATTCAAGTGAAGCTGACGTTGCTGTACAAGCCTTATTGAAGCTTGAACACCAACCAACAGGTGTTCTTGAGTGGATATCTGACAACATGTCTCCTGAGCTCGATAACAAGCTTAAGCAAGCGATCCGAGCTAAGCGAAAGCGTCACTTTAATGCTGAACAAGTTCACACCAAGAAAAAATCAATCGACCTTGATTATCGTGTATGGGAAAAGCTATCCCAGCGTGCGAACGAGCTAGGTTGTACGCTATCAGATGCCATCGAGTATTTGGTAAGCGAAGCATCTCGTAGTGAACAGGCCAGCAAGACAGTAACCAATCTTAAAGAAGATTTAAGCAAGCTCCTTTCTGACGATAAATAA